In the Colwellia sp. 20A7 genome, one interval contains:
- a CDS encoding Y-family DNA polymerase produces MYALVDAVSFYASAEKVFDPSIRNKPVVVLTNNDGCICAVCPIARRLGIPKFKPYFQIKYFLEKHGVVVRSSNYELYADLSERMMNVIARYCDNQYIYSIDESFLEFKNYGNLIGDWHKYGHEIRKAIWKETRLPVGVGFGTTPTLAKAANHAAKKLTGFNGVAVIDSNQTSRPILKRMSVTDVWGIGNRLGKKLNLLGINTADQLMQQSAKEMRRQFSVVVERTVNELNGITCLSWDEVRAPKQEIFSTRSFGQRITDHQALMFALVTHGSIVGRKLRQQHSLVKRLMIFASSSPHENQYYKKSIVYEFPVATDSSSQIASAISIVLQDIFQIGVYFYRCGVGAISLESQQYQQPDFFTPSQPSPLIMNCFDKINQRYGQGAVTLASEGRAEKWQMRRSLLSPQYTSRWRDIPKISC; encoded by the coding sequence ATGTACGCTTTAGTAGATGCCGTTTCTTTTTACGCCAGCGCAGAGAAAGTATTCGATCCAAGCATACGTAATAAGCCAGTCGTTGTACTAACCAACAATGATGGCTGTATATGCGCTGTATGCCCTATAGCAAGACGTTTGGGTATACCTAAGTTCAAACCCTACTTTCAAATTAAATACTTTCTAGAAAAGCATGGTGTCGTTGTACGGTCATCTAATTACGAGTTATATGCCGACTTAAGCGAACGCATGATGAATGTTATCGCTCGGTACTGTGATAACCAGTACATCTACTCTATCGACGAATCTTTCTTAGAGTTTAAAAATTACGGTAATTTGATCGGTGACTGGCATAAATACGGACATGAAATCCGCAAGGCTATTTGGAAGGAAACACGGCTACCGGTAGGCGTAGGCTTTGGTACAACCCCTACCCTAGCTAAAGCAGCTAATCATGCAGCAAAGAAGCTAACTGGCTTTAATGGTGTCGCTGTTATTGATAGTAATCAAACCAGCAGACCGATACTAAAGCGCATGAGTGTCACTGACGTATGGGGAATTGGAAATCGATTAGGTAAGAAACTCAACTTACTTGGTATCAATACCGCTGATCAGTTAATGCAACAATCAGCTAAAGAGATGCGTAGACAATTTAGTGTTGTCGTTGAACGAACGGTTAATGAACTTAACGGTATAACTTGTTTATCCTGGGATGAAGTCAGAGCCCCTAAACAAGAAATCTTTTCAACACGTAGCTTCGGACAACGGATTACTGATCACCAGGCTCTAATGTTTGCGTTAGTTACACACGGGTCTATTGTTGGTAGGAAGTTACGCCAGCAACATTCATTGGTTAAGCGCTTAATGATTTTCGCTTCAAGCTCCCCACATGAGAACCAGTATTATAAAAAATCAATTGTATATGAGTTTCCTGTAGCAACGGATAGTAGTAGTCAAATAGCTTCTGCTATCAGCATTGTCTTACAGGATATATTTCAAATAGGGGTTTACTTCTATCGTTGTGGAGTTGGTGCTATCAGTCTTGAAAGTCAGCAATACCAACAACCTGATTTTTTCACCCCATCACAACCAAGTCCATTGATCATGAATTGTTTTGATAAAATCAATCAACGATATGGTCAAGGAGCTGTGACATTAGCTAGCGAAGGACGAGCTGAGAAATGGCAAATGAGAAGAAGTCTTCTCTCACCTCAATATACGAGTCGCTGGCGAGATATACCTAAAATCAGTTGTTAA
- a CDS encoding LexA family protein, producing MKVIPIFAEAGISGFESPAAEYKELGLSLDQLLIKHPNATFIGQANGDSMQGVGIFNGDLLIVDRSLTAKNGDIIVANYNGCFVCKLIDKTHALLLSASSKHPPVHIKPEDEFQLEGVVTRSIRLHQKSPEILLCTL from the coding sequence ATGAAAGTTATCCCAATATTTGCAGAAGCTGGTATCAGTGGCTTTGAATCGCCAGCAGCTGAGTACAAAGAGCTAGGCTTATCACTAGATCAGTTATTGATCAAACACCCTAATGCTACCTTTATAGGTCAAGCTAATGGTGACTCTATGCAGGGTGTTGGCATTTTTAATGGTGATTTGTTAATTGTAGATCGTTCGTTGACGGCAAAGAATGGCGACATTATTGTCGCCAACTATAACGGTTGCTTTGTATGCAAGCTGATAGATAAAACACATGCATTACTGCTATCTGCTTCAAGTAAGCACCCGCCTGTTCATATTAAACCTGAAGACGAATTCCAATTGGAAGGTGTAGTCACCCGTTCGATTAGATTACATCAGAAGTCACCTGAAATTTTACTATGTACGCTTTAG